In a single window of the Streptomyces sp. HUAS ZL42 genome:
- a CDS encoding substrate-binding periplasmic protein has translation MRSCSRRSLLAGTAATALLLTLTACGGGSEAANSPAVTYKLVQPGVITAATQAEQPPFAVTDASGKPSGFAVDLMNEAAKRLGVKVQYKTTNLQGILAGLSAGQYDIGVAGVGATPERKKQVAFTTPYYWGFTDVVTLKSGKQTKLSDFDGKRVGTVSGSVQETFVKRQMPSADLVKFKDQTALITQLLSGGVEGVVLGGADADEYVKQQPVRIAVEFDSLQGSAFPLRKDGDPKLLKDIDAKIDAMIEDGTYVNLYKKYFHDPIAKDMLRERPKLVWQINKHPELAPTES, from the coding sequence ATGCGCTCCTGTTCCCGCAGATCCCTGCTCGCCGGCACCGCAGCCACCGCCCTGCTGCTCACCCTCACCGCCTGCGGCGGCGGCAGCGAGGCGGCGAACTCCCCGGCCGTCACGTACAAGCTTGTCCAGCCAGGCGTGATCACAGCCGCCACCCAGGCCGAACAGCCACCCTTCGCCGTCACCGACGCCTCCGGCAAGCCGAGTGGCTTCGCCGTCGACCTGATGAACGAGGCCGCCAAGCGTCTCGGCGTCAAGGTCCAGTACAAGACCACGAATTTGCAGGGCATCCTCGCAGGCCTGTCTGCCGGGCAGTACGACATCGGCGTCGCGGGCGTCGGCGCCACCCCCGAACGCAAGAAGCAGGTCGCCTTCACCACCCCCTACTACTGGGGCTTCACCGATGTCGTCACCCTCAAGAGCGGCAAGCAGACCAAGCTCTCCGACTTCGACGGCAAGCGGGTCGGTACCGTCAGCGGATCCGTGCAAGAAACGTTCGTCAAGCGCCAGATGCCCAGTGCCGACCTGGTCAAGTTCAAGGACCAGACGGCACTGATCACACAACTTCTCTCCGGAGGTGTGGAAGGAGTGGTCCTGGGCGGCGCCGATGCCGACGAATACGTCAAGCAGCAACCAGTGCGCATCGCTGTGGAATTCGACAGCCTGCAGGGCAGCGCCTTTCCCCTGCGCAAGGACGGCGACCCGAAGCTGCTGAAGGACATCGACGCCAAGATCGACGCGATGATCGAGGACGGCACCTACGTCAATCTCTACAAGAAGTACTTCCACGACCCCATCGCCAAGGACATGCTCAGGGAACGCCCGAAGCTGGTCTGGCAGATCAACAAGCACCCCGAACTGGCCCCGACCGAAAGCTGA
- a CDS encoding amino acid ABC transporter ATP-binding protein: MSPTTTGEAPMSSAAKALPASAAVRITSLSKSYGSTTVLRDISLDIQRGETLCLIGPSGSGKSTLLKCLNLLERPDTGDIWLGETCLTAPGTDVDAARARIGMVFQHFNLFPHMSVERNVTVALTSVKGLTREQARSVARRRLDEVGLAMFADQRPSRLSGGQQQRVAIARALAMEPQVMLFDEATSALDPELVKDVLAVMRDLAQGGMTMAVVTHEMGFAREAADRVAFMCDSRLAEIDTPDRIFEGAQHPRLRQFLNQVL, translated from the coding sequence ATGAGCCCCACCACCACCGGAGAGGCACCGATGTCCAGCGCAGCCAAGGCGCTCCCCGCCTCCGCGGCCGTGCGCATCACCTCTCTGAGCAAGAGCTACGGCTCCACGACCGTCCTGCGTGACATCAGCCTGGACATCCAGCGGGGAGAAACGCTCTGTCTCATCGGACCATCCGGCTCCGGCAAGTCCACGCTGCTGAAGTGTCTCAACCTGCTGGAGCGGCCCGACACGGGTGACATCTGGCTCGGCGAGACCTGCCTGACCGCCCCCGGCACCGACGTGGACGCCGCGCGCGCCCGCATCGGCATGGTCTTCCAGCACTTCAACCTCTTCCCGCACATGAGCGTTGAGCGCAACGTCACAGTTGCCCTGACCTCGGTCAAGGGCCTCACCCGCGAACAGGCCCGGTCGGTTGCGCGACGCCGTCTGGACGAGGTGGGCCTCGCGATGTTCGCCGACCAGCGGCCCAGCCGGTTGTCGGGCGGGCAGCAGCAGCGCGTGGCCATCGCCCGTGCGCTCGCCATGGAACCCCAGGTCATGCTGTTCGACGAGGCGACCTCGGCGCTCGACCCCGAACTCGTCAAGGACGTGCTCGCCGTGATGCGCGACCTCGCTCAGGGCGGCATGACCATGGCCGTCGTCACCCACGAAATGGGCTTCGCCCGGGAGGCCGCCGACCGCGTCGCCTTCATGTGCGACAGCCGCCTCGCCGAGATCGACACCCCTGACCGGATCTTCGAAGGCGCCCAGCACCCCCGGTTGCGCCAGTTCCTCAACCAGGTCCTGTGA
- a CDS encoding amino acid ABC transporter permease yields the protein MNPSSPVSLASNALVNTFFNWDLIAQTFPRLITEGLLNTLTIAAGAIVVGVAIALLAAMLLLSKRWWVRLPARIYVDVFRGLPVIITVMLVGVGLPAAGIRPFGTDPFGYAILAIGIISGAYTAEIFRSGIQSVDPGQLQAARSLGMSYLRAMRLVVVPQGIRRVLPALAGQFVKDIKESSLVYLLGLAVGQRELYFIAQEEVARTYNSSPLIAAGICYLALTIPLTYFVNHLDRRLREGPHPESTPAPAEPDLPDTPVPAAGGESR from the coding sequence ATGAACCCCTCATCCCCCGTGTCCCTCGCATCGAACGCCCTGGTCAACACCTTCTTCAACTGGGACCTGATCGCCCAGACCTTCCCCCGGCTGATCACCGAGGGCCTCCTCAACACCCTGACCATCGCCGCCGGAGCCATCGTCGTGGGCGTCGCCATCGCACTGCTCGCCGCCATGCTGCTGCTGTCGAAGCGATGGTGGGTGCGCCTGCCCGCACGGATCTACGTCGATGTCTTCCGCGGCCTGCCCGTGATCATCACGGTGATGCTGGTGGGGGTGGGCCTGCCCGCCGCGGGCATCCGTCCCTTCGGCACCGACCCGTTCGGGTACGCGATTCTGGCGATCGGGATCATCTCCGGTGCCTACACCGCTGAGATCTTCCGTTCCGGTATCCAGAGCGTCGATCCCGGTCAGCTGCAGGCGGCCCGCAGCCTCGGCATGAGCTATCTCCGGGCCATGCGCCTGGTCGTGGTGCCCCAGGGCATCCGGCGCGTGCTGCCCGCCCTGGCCGGCCAGTTCGTCAAGGACATCAAGGAAAGCTCGCTGGTCTACCTCCTCGGCCTGGCCGTGGGACAGCGCGAGCTGTACTTCATCGCCCAGGAGGAGGTCGCGCGGACGTACAACTCCTCACCCCTGATCGCGGCCGGCATCTGCTACCTCGCCCTCACCATCCCCCTGACCTACTTCGTCAACCACCTCGACAGGCGGCTGCGCGAAGGGCCCCACCCCGAGAGCACTCCGGCTCCAGCCGAACCCGACCTACCCGACACCCCGGTTCCAGCAGCAGGAGGAGAGAGCCGATGA